The Cuculus canorus isolate bCucCan1 chromosome 26, bCucCan1.pri, whole genome shotgun sequence genomic sequence AAGCCTTTGTCTGTAAAGGTAACTGCACACAAGGGCGACCTGGATGAGTTCTGGATGCAGCACAGAAGCCAGGGCACACGGCTCCTGAGCTCCTACACTTATCCCCCCCTGAAACTGGGAGCAGCCACCCCTTTCTGTGAAGCTCCGGACACAGGAAAGCATTGCACTTTTTATAGCCCTCTGCCTTCCCCCTCTACAAAGAGCCCTCCTGCCAGCCTTCCAGCGCGCTCCGATGCGGAACCCTGAAGCCACACCGggatatttatttactttaaaagttTTCAGCAACCAGCCAGCCTCACTGCAACTCGCACAAACCAAccagcctggcctcaaacaGACCTGCCACAAGTGATGGAGACAAATAAGAACCGTGGCCACTTTCCCCAGCCGCTTCTTGCTGCCTCCCTTTGCCCCCTCGCCAGCGTGCAGCCCACCTGAGAGCAGGGTTGGATTCCCACCGGACACGCAGCCGCCAGCTGCACAGCTTCTCACCCCAGGACTGTTCAGGAAGCACAGTATCCCACCAGGGTTGCTGTCACCATTTACCCCCGTCAGGCAGCACTCTGGGGACCACGCGTCCCATTGCTGCCCAGAACAGCCCAGCAGGAATCAGGCTTGGGAGACAAACTGGGAGGATGGAGGGTCGGAGCCCTGGTTTGTAAAGAACCAGAGCCAGGCTCCGGTGTCGGCACAGGAATCAGAGCAGCCACCACCCACCATGTCCCAGTACCATCCCATCTCCAGGGCAGAGGCAAGGAGCTGGCAGGGTGTCCTACCTTCCTTGGGACAGGAGTGCTTGTGGAGCACTTGGAGCCTGGAGGAGGACCGCTGCCGGGCAGCAGAGCCCCGGTGATCCTCCTCCTGCCACAAGACCCGCTTTGGTCCCACACGGCTGCTCCGGAGCTCTTGTCCATCCCATTAGCTCAGAGGGATACAGCAGCAGGGATACTGCGCGGGTCACCACTTACCTTTGGGCCTGGAGACCTCAGTGGCATTGGGAGCTGTCATGGCAATGCAGACATCATCCTGGGGAAACTGGTCACACTTGAGCATCTCTGGCCAGAAGAAGCCGAAGAACTGCATGACGGGCTCGCAGGAGTCGCGCACGGCCTCGCAGAGCCAGCGGCACGGGTAGACCGGCCGGTCCAGGCAGACAGGAGCaaagagggagcagaggaagaCCTGAGTGCCCATGTGGCAGTTCTTGTTGAGCAGTGGCACCCAACTGCTGGCCTGGTGCTTCACCTCGGCCATGGTCTCATGGTCCAGCAGGTTGGGCAGCACCATCTTGTCGTAGCCCACGCTGTGGCAGAGCCGCAGGTCGGCGGGGATGGCCACACACTGGTGCGGCTTGGCGTAGAAGCGTCCGCCAGGGTACGGCCCCAGGTCAGACTGGTAGCTGACGTAGTCATACTCACTGGCCCCAGCGCAGCCCAGCAGCCCGCAGCCCAGCAGCCCGATAGCCACTGGGACCAGTGCCCGCAGGGTGAGCCCCTGCCCGCCGCCCATCGCCGGGGATCCCCAGCACTGACCGGGGCGCCAACCCCCGACTGCTGTCTGCAACCGAGCTGAGCCGAGCCGAGCTGAATGGAGCTGAGCTGAACTGAGCCGAGCTGAACAGAGCCGAGCCGAGCTGAATCGAGCTGAGCTGAAGCGAGCTGAGCTGAACCGAGCCGAGCTGAACTGCACCGAGCTGAGCTGAACCGAACTGAACCGAGCTGAGCTGAACCAAGccgagctgagctgagctgaggcGAGCCGTGCAGAGCCGAGCAAAGCCGTAcagagccgagccgagccgagccgagccgagccgagccgagcagagccgagccgagccgccTCCTCCCGCTCGCGCCCGACCCCGCTCTGGCCCCGTCGCCGCGCGCCGCGGGTTTGTGCGCCCCCGGCAGCCAATCAGGGCGGCGCCGCCCGCGCTCCAATCAGCGCCCCCGCAGCCAAACGCGCTGCCCGagcgccccgccccgcccgggaCCCGCACCCCGGGACCCGCATCCTGCATCCCGAGCCCACCCCGCACCCCGGGATCCGCATCCTGCATCCCGAGCCCACCCGGCACCCCGGGACCCGCAGCTCGGGACCCGCATCCTGCATCCCGAGCCCACCCCGCACCCCGGGACCCGCACCCCGGGACCCGCATCCTGCATCCCAAGCCCATTCCGCACCCCGGGACCCGCATCCTGCATCTCGAGCCCACCCCGCACCCAGGGACCCGCACCCCGGGATCTGCATCCTGCATCCCGAGCCCACCCCGCACCCCGGGATCCGCATCCTGCATCCCAAGCTCACCCCGCACCCAGGGACCCGCACCCCGGGATCCGCATCCTGCATCCCGAGCCCACCCCGCACCCCGGGACCCGCATCCTGCATCCCGAGCCCACCCCGCACCCCGGGACCTGCAGCTTGGGACCCGCATCCTGCATCCTGAGCCCACCCCGCACCCCGGGACCCGCACCCCGGGACCCGCATCCTGCATCCCGAGCCCACCCGGCACCC encodes the following:
- the SFRP1 gene encoding secreted frizzled-related protein 1; this encodes MGGGQGLTLRALVPVAIGLLGCGLLGCAGASEYDYVSYQSDLGPYPGGRFYAKPHQCVAIPADLRLCHSVGYDKMVLPNLLDHETMAEVKHQASSWVPLLNKNCHMGTQVFLCSLFAPVCLDRPVYPCRWLCEAVRDSCEPVMQFFGFFWPEMLKCDQFPQDDVCIAMTAPNATEVSRPKGTTVCPPCDNEMKSEAIVEHLCASEFALKMTIKEVKKENGDKMIIPRKRKALKLGPIRKKNLKKLVLYLKNGADCPCHQLDNLGHYFLIMGRQVKTQYLLTAIYKWDKKNKEFKKFMKKMKSPDCPTFPSVFK